The following coding sequences lie in one Pontibacter sp. G13 genomic window:
- the recJ gene encoding single-stranded-DNA-specific exonuclease RecJ, which translates to MNWKFLQSGEPVLAQQLADALASQSPFPLPLAHILVQRGIKTLDEAKEFFAPQRSLLHDPFLMKGMEKAVNRLVKAINHQEIVVIYGDYDVDGTTSVALVASVLKELGAKYLTYIPDRYVEGYGISMQGVRWAKEQGATLMVALDCGIRAIEPTKLAQSLGMDLLICDHHIPGPELPDALAILNPTQSDCQYPYKYLSGCGIGLKFMMALVSRMSKSGFLKNIPEFDPLDKYGDLVALSIACDLVPMTGENRLLAHWGLKKLNDHALPGIQALKDQAPKKGNWIISDLVFGIGPKINAIGRLHHAKDAVELLMGQYPGVLTIANELEQVNQSRKELDQRITQQALSMISQDRSLPNPKSTVLYHQSWHRGVLGIVASKLIEQHFRPTILFADADGLLVGSARSVPGFDLFDALGNCESYIEQWGGHKHAAGLKIRPEHFQAFKNQFESVVAQSITPDQLSPDLYIDQDILFSDIHDKFVRLLDRMEPFGPRNRRPVFAAKGVNILQQKILKEKHVKFLLEQSGTSFEAIGFNMADKLAKIPQQQFDIAFQPFFDTWNQQTRIKLRLKDFKY; encoded by the coding sequence ATGAACTGGAAATTTCTCCAATCGGGCGAACCAGTACTTGCCCAGCAATTGGCTGATGCCCTTGCAAGCCAATCCCCTTTTCCGCTACCCCTCGCTCATATCTTGGTCCAGCGCGGGATCAAGACCCTCGATGAGGCCAAGGAATTTTTTGCTCCTCAACGGTCCCTGCTTCACGATCCCTTTTTGATGAAGGGGATGGAAAAGGCCGTCAATCGTCTCGTAAAGGCCATCAATCATCAAGAAATAGTGGTGATCTACGGGGATTATGACGTAGACGGTACCACTTCTGTCGCCCTGGTAGCGAGCGTACTGAAAGAACTTGGGGCCAAATACCTCACCTACATCCCCGACCGATATGTCGAGGGATACGGGATCTCGATGCAAGGAGTCCGTTGGGCCAAAGAGCAAGGTGCCACATTGATGGTGGCACTCGATTGTGGAATACGTGCAATCGAGCCTACCAAGTTGGCCCAGTCGCTTGGAATGGACCTTTTGATCTGTGATCACCATATTCCAGGCCCTGAATTGCCAGATGCCTTGGCCATCCTCAATCCCACCCAATCCGATTGCCAATATCCATACAAATATTTGTCAGGATGTGGAATTGGACTGAAGTTCATGATGGCTCTGGTTAGCCGCATGTCCAAATCAGGTTTCCTCAAGAACATACCTGAATTCGATCCTTTGGACAAATACGGTGATTTGGTGGCTTTGAGCATTGCTTGCGACTTGGTGCCCATGACGGGTGAAAACCGCTTACTCGCTCACTGGGGCCTCAAAAAGCTCAATGACCATGCCTTGCCGGGCATTCAGGCCTTGAAAGATCAGGCGCCCAAAAAAGGAAATTGGATCATTTCAGATTTGGTATTTGGAATAGGTCCCAAAATTAATGCGATTGGAAGATTGCATCATGCCAAAGATGCTGTTGAACTATTGATGGGCCAATATCCGGGAGTATTGACGATTGCCAATGAATTGGAGCAAGTCAACCAATCTCGTAAGGAGCTTGATCAAAGGATTACACAGCAGGCTTTATCTATGATTTCCCAAGACAGAAGCCTCCCTAATCCAAAATCTACGGTTTTGTACCACCAATCATGGCATCGAGGCGTTTTGGGGATTGTTGCCTCCAAATTGATTGAACAGCATTTTCGGCCTACCATATTATTTGCAGATGCGGATGGACTATTGGTAGGTTCAGCGAGATCTGTACCCGGATTTGATTTGTTCGATGCCTTGGGAAACTGTGAATCCTACATTGAGCAATGGGGAGGACACAAGCATGCGGCAGGGCTCAAAATACGTCCTGAGCATTTTCAGGCATTCAAAAATCAATTTGAATCGGTTGTTGCCCAATCCATTACACCTGACCAACTTTCTCCCGATCTGTATATCGACCAAGACATTCTATTTTCGGATATTCACGATAAGTTTGTCCGGTTATTGGATCGCATGGAACCTTTCGGCCCCAGAAATAGACGACCCGTTTTTGCTGCCAAGGGGGTGAACATCTTGCAGCAAAAAATTCTGAAAGAAAAACATGTGAAATTTTTGCTGGAACAGTCGGGCACGTCCTTCGAGGCCATTGGATTCAATATGGCTGACAAGCTCGCGAAAATTCCTCAGCAACAATTCGATATCGCTTTTCAGCCTTTTTTCGACACTTGGAATCAGCAAACTCGGATTAAACTCAGGCTCAAAGACTTCAAGTATTGA